One Setaria viridis chromosome 5, Setaria_viridis_v4.0, whole genome shotgun sequence genomic region harbors:
- the LOC117854499 gene encoding uncharacterized protein isoform X1 has protein sequence MESSAKQETQPKPRLIVRLGVFLASHHILFSVICCFAGIIALLLLPSLAKNTYLSENALIPGSANPLFSTEDAIEANRFMKGIEAAAGDSMGGINMAKFIAQQIEDLGAEVCYHKFLPHSKHFHPLKFFTSTSNHMAIQPNGTDINFGINTIGIIRAPRGDGKEAIVLVTPYNSQRVHSNELLSLALGFSVFSLLSRAAWLSKDIVWLSADSQFGEYTAVSAWLNQYHNPVFLSHSVILDTKIYGADHIYDGNTEKAEFESFKRAGTMAAALIFKVGETRRYGDRDSVMMYAEASNGQMPNLDLLNVVHYLAVHRQGFRVNIAAFSSLLSSAWLRVIAEFFHTIGTVLRKINPDWKLDITVPDYVEGTANLANSIYNQALGVPTGSHGAFRDYQVDAVSLEFSPTFNVRNENAKSLFLLRGGRLVEGVVRSVNNLLEKFHQSFFLYFLTAPSKFISVGVYMIPFALLLAPLPIVAAALADGSKTMEKLAEKSIDDSKANGSAHFLQSNKGGSWKWLQAAKVLLVIQLWAVVVSLLPYYITQIPDATPMQSAVIWAMLSIVILVALYVMFGSPYSAGVEWKLLKATMITSISIGLGLMSIINFATAQLGALIVIPMCLFSRPLKARSGINFLPRAALLASNITLAVLGFPPAALLIMKGLSKGSWTVDIGEFWVWMEFLWEWSSATYLYLFLVHLPCWLLCIHVLLHPCRQSESKMKQE, from the exons TGTTATTTGTTGCTTTGCGGGCATTAttgcgctcctcctcctcccttcactTGCCAAAAACACATACCTCTCGGAGAATGCTCTTATACCTG GCTCTGCAAATCCATTATTTTCTACTGAAGATGCCATTGAAGCAAACAGATTTATGAAAGGAATTGAAGCTGCGGCTGGGGATTCAATGGGTGGCAT AAATATGGCAAAATTCATTGCACAACAAATAGAAGATCTGGGTGCAGAAGTATGTTACCATAAGTTCCTCCCTCATAGCAAGCATTTTCATCCTCTGAAGTTCTTCACCTCCACGTCGAATCACATGGCAATACAACCTAACGGCACTGACATCAATTTTGGGATAAACACTATTGGCATTATACGAGCTCCTCGAGGCGATGGAAAAGAAGCGATAGTGCTAGTTACTCCTTATAATTCTCAGAGAGTTCACTCAAATGAATTATTATCCCTGGCCCTTGGTTTCTCTGTCTTCTCCCTCTTAAGCCGAGCAGCATGGCTGTCGAAGGATATTGTGTGGCTATCCGCAGACTCACAATTTGGAGAGTATACTGCAGTCTCTGCATGGTTAAACCAGTACCATAATCCAGTGTTCCTGAGTCATTCCGTGATATTAGATACCAAGATATATGGTGCAGATCATATATATGATGGCAATACAGAAAAGGCAGAATTTGAGTCTTTCAAACGTGCTGGAACAATGGCTGCTGCTCTCATATTTAAAGTTGGTGAAACCCGGAGATATGGTGACAGAGATAGTGTTATGATGTATGCAGAGGCATCTAATGGACAAATGCCAAACTTGGACCTTCTGAATGTCGTACACTATTTAGCTGTTCACAGACAAGGTTTTCGTGTGAACATCGCGGCATTTAGTTCTTTGCTGAGCTCTGCATGGCTTAGGGTTATTGCTGAATTTTTTCATACCATTGGGACTGTGttaagaaaaataaatccaGACTGGAAGCTTGATATCACAGTCCCTGATTATGTGGAGGGGACTGCAAACCTTGCTAACTCTATATACAACCAG GCTCTTGGAGTGCCTACAGGATCCCATGGCGCTTTCCGTGATTATCAAGTTGATGCAGTTTCTTTAGAATTTTCACCAACATTTAATGTCAGAAATGAGAATGCTAAATCTTTATTTCTTCTAAGGGGGGGAAG GTTAGTGGAAGGAGTGGTGCGTTCAGTAAATAATCTGCTTGAAAAGTTCCATCAGTCCTTTTTCCTCTACTTCCTTACAGCTCCAAGCAAGTTCATTTCTGTTGGTGTGTATATGATTCCGTTTGCACTGCTTTTGGCACCCCTCCCAATAGTTGCTGCTGCTCTTGCTGATGGCAGTAAAACCATGGAAAAATTGGCAGAGAAGTCAATTGATGACAGTAAAGCAAATGGCAGTGCTCATTTTCTGCAGAGTAATAAGGGTGGATCATGGAAATGGCTTCAAGCTGCAAAAGTATTGCTTGTTATCCAACTTTGGGCAGTTGTCGTTTCTCTACTTCCATACTACATTACTCAGATCCCTGATGCCACACCGATGCAAAGTGCAGTGATCTGGGCTATGCTTTCCATCGTCATACTGGTTGCCCTTTATGTCATGTTCGGCTCACCATACTCAGCTGGTGTTGAGTGGAAACTTCTGAAAGCTACAATGATCACTTCCATCTCCATAGGACTTGGGCTTATGTCAATCATAAATTTTGCCACAGCGCAGCTTGGGGCTCTGATAGTGATCCCGATGTGTCTGTTTTCTCGGCCTCTGAAGGCTCGCTCTGGGATAAATTTCCTTCCTCGTGCAGCACTGTTGGCTTCAAACATAACTCTTGCCGTGTTAGGTTTTCCTCCAGCTGCATTGTTGATAATGAAAGGGCTGTCCAAGGGGTCCTGGACAGTAGACATTGGAGAGTTCTGGGTGTGGATGGAGTTCTTGTGGGAATGGAGCAGCGCGACGTATCTGTACCTGTTTCTTGTCCATCT
- the LOC117854499 gene encoding uncharacterized protein isoform X2 — MKGIEAAAGDSMGGINMAKFIAQQIEDLGAEVCYHKFLPHSKHFHPLKFFTSTSNHMAIQPNGTDINFGINTIGIIRAPRGDGKEAIVLVTPYNSQRVHSNELLSLALGFSVFSLLSRAAWLSKDIVWLSADSQFGEYTAVSAWLNQYHNPVFLSHSVILDTKIYGADHIYDGNTEKAEFESFKRAGTMAAALIFKVGETRRYGDRDSVMMYAEASNGQMPNLDLLNVVHYLAVHRQGFRVNIAAFSSLLSSAWLRVIAEFFHTIGTVLRKINPDWKLDITVPDYVEGTANLANSIYNQALGVPTGSHGAFRDYQVDAVSLEFSPTFNVRNENAKSLFLLRGGRLVEGVVRSVNNLLEKFHQSFFLYFLTAPSKFISVGVYMIPFALLLAPLPIVAAALADGSKTMEKLAEKSIDDSKANGSAHFLQSNKGGSWKWLQAAKVLLVIQLWAVVVSLLPYYITQIPDATPMQSAVIWAMLSIVILVALYVMFGSPYSAGVEWKLLKATMITSISIGLGLMSIINFATAQLGALIVIPMCLFSRPLKARSGINFLPRAALLASNITLAVLGFPPAALLIMKGLSKGSWTVDIGEFWVWMEFLWEWSSATYLYLFLVHLPCWLLCIHVLLHPCRQSESKMKQE, encoded by the exons ATGAAAGGAATTGAAGCTGCGGCTGGGGATTCAATGGGTGGCAT AAATATGGCAAAATTCATTGCACAACAAATAGAAGATCTGGGTGCAGAAGTATGTTACCATAAGTTCCTCCCTCATAGCAAGCATTTTCATCCTCTGAAGTTCTTCACCTCCACGTCGAATCACATGGCAATACAACCTAACGGCACTGACATCAATTTTGGGATAAACACTATTGGCATTATACGAGCTCCTCGAGGCGATGGAAAAGAAGCGATAGTGCTAGTTACTCCTTATAATTCTCAGAGAGTTCACTCAAATGAATTATTATCCCTGGCCCTTGGTTTCTCTGTCTTCTCCCTCTTAAGCCGAGCAGCATGGCTGTCGAAGGATATTGTGTGGCTATCCGCAGACTCACAATTTGGAGAGTATACTGCAGTCTCTGCATGGTTAAACCAGTACCATAATCCAGTGTTCCTGAGTCATTCCGTGATATTAGATACCAAGATATATGGTGCAGATCATATATATGATGGCAATACAGAAAAGGCAGAATTTGAGTCTTTCAAACGTGCTGGAACAATGGCTGCTGCTCTCATATTTAAAGTTGGTGAAACCCGGAGATATGGTGACAGAGATAGTGTTATGATGTATGCAGAGGCATCTAATGGACAAATGCCAAACTTGGACCTTCTGAATGTCGTACACTATTTAGCTGTTCACAGACAAGGTTTTCGTGTGAACATCGCGGCATTTAGTTCTTTGCTGAGCTCTGCATGGCTTAGGGTTATTGCTGAATTTTTTCATACCATTGGGACTGTGttaagaaaaataaatccaGACTGGAAGCTTGATATCACAGTCCCTGATTATGTGGAGGGGACTGCAAACCTTGCTAACTCTATATACAACCAG GCTCTTGGAGTGCCTACAGGATCCCATGGCGCTTTCCGTGATTATCAAGTTGATGCAGTTTCTTTAGAATTTTCACCAACATTTAATGTCAGAAATGAGAATGCTAAATCTTTATTTCTTCTAAGGGGGGGAAG GTTAGTGGAAGGAGTGGTGCGTTCAGTAAATAATCTGCTTGAAAAGTTCCATCAGTCCTTTTTCCTCTACTTCCTTACAGCTCCAAGCAAGTTCATTTCTGTTGGTGTGTATATGATTCCGTTTGCACTGCTTTTGGCACCCCTCCCAATAGTTGCTGCTGCTCTTGCTGATGGCAGTAAAACCATGGAAAAATTGGCAGAGAAGTCAATTGATGACAGTAAAGCAAATGGCAGTGCTCATTTTCTGCAGAGTAATAAGGGTGGATCATGGAAATGGCTTCAAGCTGCAAAAGTATTGCTTGTTATCCAACTTTGGGCAGTTGTCGTTTCTCTACTTCCATACTACATTACTCAGATCCCTGATGCCACACCGATGCAAAGTGCAGTGATCTGGGCTATGCTTTCCATCGTCATACTGGTTGCCCTTTATGTCATGTTCGGCTCACCATACTCAGCTGGTGTTGAGTGGAAACTTCTGAAAGCTACAATGATCACTTCCATCTCCATAGGACTTGGGCTTATGTCAATCATAAATTTTGCCACAGCGCAGCTTGGGGCTCTGATAGTGATCCCGATGTGTCTGTTTTCTCGGCCTCTGAAGGCTCGCTCTGGGATAAATTTCCTTCCTCGTGCAGCACTGTTGGCTTCAAACATAACTCTTGCCGTGTTAGGTTTTCCTCCAGCTGCATTGTTGATAATGAAAGGGCTGTCCAAGGGGTCCTGGACAGTAGACATTGGAGAGTTCTGGGTGTGGATGGAGTTCTTGTGGGAATGGAGCAGCGCGACGTATCTGTACCTGTTTCTTGTCCATCT